The following coding sequences lie in one Kribbella sp. NBC_00709 genomic window:
- a CDS encoding lysophospholipid acyltransferase family protein, with product MRDLVYPPVIAFARTAFKVLDLKLRLTGTDNVPRTGAALIALNHVSYVDFILGGYGALPSKRLVRFMAKEVLFRNRYSGPLMRGMHHIPVDREAGAASYQQALAHLAAGEVVGVFPEATISRSFELKEFKSGTVRMAAEAGVPVIPMILWGTQRMLTKDHPRDFSRHRPISISVGAPITVTPDDDAGEATAHLRSTMAGMLDETIRAYPEQPAGAWWLPAAYGGSAPTPAEAERLDREELARRAARRP from the coding sequence ATGCGAGACCTCGTGTACCCGCCCGTCATCGCCTTCGCGCGAACCGCATTCAAGGTGCTGGACCTGAAGCTCCGTCTGACCGGGACGGACAACGTGCCCCGGACCGGGGCTGCGCTGATCGCCCTCAACCACGTCAGCTACGTCGACTTCATCCTCGGCGGGTACGGCGCGCTGCCGAGCAAGCGACTGGTCCGGTTCATGGCGAAAGAGGTGCTGTTCCGCAACCGGTACTCCGGTCCGTTGATGCGCGGCATGCACCACATCCCGGTCGACCGGGAGGCGGGCGCGGCGTCGTACCAGCAGGCGCTGGCGCACCTGGCCGCGGGCGAGGTGGTCGGAGTGTTCCCGGAGGCGACGATCAGCCGGTCGTTCGAGCTGAAGGAGTTCAAGTCCGGCACGGTCCGGATGGCGGCGGAAGCCGGCGTACCGGTGATCCCGATGATCCTGTGGGGCACGCAGCGGATGCTCACCAAGGACCATCCGCGGGACTTCTCCCGGCACCGCCCGATCTCGATCAGCGTCGGCGCGCCGATCACGGTGACGCCCGACGACGACGCGGGCGAGGCGACCGCACACCTGCGGTCCACGATGGCCGGGATGCTGGACGAGACGATCCGCGCGTACCCCGAGCAGCCTGCGGGCGCCTGGTGGCTGCCGGCGGCGTACGGCGGCAGCGCGCCGACACCGGCCGAGGCGGAGCGGCTGGACCGCGAAGAGCTCGCCCGCAGGGCCGCACGACGTCCGTAA
- the pstS gene encoding phosphate ABC transporter substrate-binding protein PstS, with translation MSVNRLLRVGSVAVASLGVLALSACGSDPEPSGSSSPGSSSSSAGADCPQGTLNAEGSSAQKNAIDEVISKYNEKCADVTVNYNPTGSGAGVKQFNANQVDFAGSDSALKPDEMTAATKRCAGNPAIDLPMVIGPVAIAINVDGVDKFVLDGPTAAKIFQGTIKTWNDPAIAKLNPGVTFPSAPISVFFRSDESGTTENFTKYLQASGGGAWTGTPAKKWTGTGAGKEKSAGVAEGVKSTKNSITYVEWSYAVDNKLTIAQIDNGSGTPIELTADSAGKALAAAQPAGTGSDLALKLDYATKAAGAYPIILVTYEIACTKGLPAEKTALVKSFLSYFVSKDGQASLTDLNYAPLPAEIQTKVDAAIQAIS, from the coding sequence GTGTCCGTCAATCGCCTGCTCCGCGTCGGCTCCGTCGCCGTGGCATCCCTCGGCGTCCTCGCTCTGAGCGCCTGTGGCAGTGACCCCGAGCCGTCCGGCTCCTCGAGCCCCGGTTCCTCGTCCTCGTCCGCCGGTGCCGACTGCCCGCAGGGCACTCTGAACGCGGAGGGCTCCTCGGCGCAGAAGAACGCCATCGACGAGGTCATCAGCAAGTACAACGAGAAGTGCGCCGATGTCACGGTGAACTACAACCCGACCGGATCCGGTGCGGGCGTGAAGCAGTTCAACGCGAACCAGGTCGACTTCGCCGGCTCCGACTCGGCGCTGAAGCCGGACGAGATGACCGCCGCCACGAAGCGCTGCGCGGGCAACCCCGCCATCGACCTGCCGATGGTGATCGGCCCGGTCGCGATCGCGATCAACGTCGACGGCGTCGACAAGTTCGTCCTCGACGGCCCGACCGCCGCGAAGATCTTCCAGGGCACCATCAAGACCTGGAACGACCCGGCGATCGCCAAGCTGAACCCGGGTGTGACCTTCCCGTCGGCTCCGATCTCGGTCTTCTTCCGCTCCGACGAGTCCGGCACCACCGAGAACTTCACCAAGTACCTGCAGGCCTCGGGCGGTGGCGCCTGGACCGGCACGCCGGCCAAGAAGTGGACCGGCACCGGCGCCGGCAAGGAGAAGTCCGCGGGCGTCGCCGAGGGCGTCAAGAGCACCAAGAACTCGATCACCTACGTCGAGTGGTCGTACGCGGTCGACAACAAGCTGACCATCGCCCAGATCGACAACGGCTCGGGCACCCCGATCGAGCTGACCGCCGACTCCGCCGGCAAGGCCCTGGCCGCCGCGCAGCCGGCCGGCACCGGGTCCGACCTGGCCCTGAAGCTGGACTACGCGACCAAGGCCGCGGGTGCGTACCCGATCATCCTGGTCACCTACGAGATCGCCTGCACCAAGGGTCTCCCGGCCGAGAAGACCGCGCTGGTGAAGAGCTTCCTGAGCTACTTCGTCAGCAAGGACGGCCAGGCCTCGCTGACCGACCTGAACTACGCGCCGCTCCCGGCCGAGATCCAGACCAAGGTCGACGCGGCCATCCAGGCGATCAGCTGA
- the pstC gene encoding phosphate ABC transporter permease subunit PstC, producing the protein MTESGPEATTATAASGKKMELGPVGHLGDRLFSAFARGSGGLVVLIVAFVGIFLLALAIPSLADDKSSFLFSRIWEPGGDQPRFGIAAMFYTTVISSIIAMLIAVPIAIGVALFITYYSPKRLAQPVAYAVDLLAAVPSIIYGLWGIMFFAPILLPVINGLSDALGWIPLFEKPAGDNVGVVFTASVVLAIMILPVVTAISREIFAQTPITHREGALALGATKWEMIRMAVLPYGRSGVVSASMLGLGRALGETVAVLIILSVPNGNDPWNSSIFAGGETFASKIANNAAEFDSPEKTGAYIAAGLVLFVVTFLVNSAARIIVDRSTPGAKRPRRNRRAGTAQGASA; encoded by the coding sequence ATGACCGAGTCCGGGCCCGAGGCAACGACCGCCACGGCGGCGTCCGGCAAGAAGATGGAGCTCGGCCCGGTCGGTCATCTCGGTGACCGTCTGTTCAGCGCCTTCGCCCGCGGCTCCGGCGGCCTGGTGGTCCTGATCGTCGCGTTCGTCGGTATCTTCCTGCTGGCGCTGGCGATTCCGTCGCTGGCCGACGACAAGAGCAGCTTCCTGTTCTCCCGGATCTGGGAGCCCGGCGGCGACCAGCCCCGGTTCGGTATCGCGGCGATGTTCTACACCACCGTGATCAGCTCGATCATCGCGATGCTGATCGCCGTCCCGATCGCGATCGGCGTCGCCCTCTTCATCACCTACTACTCGCCGAAGCGGCTGGCCCAGCCGGTGGCGTACGCCGTCGACCTGCTGGCCGCGGTGCCGTCGATCATCTACGGCCTGTGGGGCATCATGTTCTTCGCCCCGATCCTGCTGCCGGTGATCAACGGCCTGTCCGATGCGCTCGGCTGGATCCCGCTGTTCGAGAAGCCGGCCGGCGACAACGTCGGCGTGGTCTTCACCGCGTCGGTGGTGCTGGCGATCATGATCCTGCCGGTGGTCACCGCGATCAGCCGGGAGATCTTCGCGCAGACGCCGATCACGCACCGCGAGGGCGCACTGGCGCTCGGCGCGACCAAGTGGGAGATGATCCGGATGGCGGTGCTGCCGTACGGGCGTTCCGGCGTGGTGAGCGCGTCGATGCTCGGCCTCGGCCGCGCGCTCGGCGAGACCGTCGCCGTACTGATCATCCTGTCGGTGCCGAACGGCAACGACCCGTGGAACTCGTCGATCTTCGCCGGTGGCGAGACGTTCGCGTCGAAGATCGCCAACAACGCCGCCGAGTTCGACTCGCCGGAGAAGACCGGCGCCTACATCGCGGCCGGCCTGGTCCTGTTCGTGGTCACGTTCCTGGTCAACTCCGCGGCCCGGATCATCGTCGACCGCAGCACCCCCGGCGCCAAGCGCCCCCGCCGCAACCGTCGCGCCGGGACAGCCCAAGGAGCATCGGCATGA
- a CDS encoding inorganic phosphate transporter: protein MDLSFLVVVVIITALVFDFTNGFHDTANAMATSIATGALKPKVAVAISAVLNLVGAFISTEVAKTISSGIVDDAKVTVPVIFGGLVGAVLWNLLTWYVGLPSSSSHALFGGLIGATWIASGSSAVHFGTVVQKIIIPAVAAPIVAGVVALLGTFLAYKLTQRSRQKTVTEGFRVGQIASASLVSLAHGTGDAQKTMGVITLVLITSGSLASGSKPPVWVILAAGLAIAAGTYLGGWRIIRTMGKGLTEIESPQGFSAETSSTAVLLASSHLGFPLSTTQVCSGSILGAGLGKRLAEVRWTVAGRMAVAWLLTLPAAALVGALSGRVADSGNFGVVIIAILAVAIGGGIYVASRRKPVTSENVNEYPSSTPAAAPAAAA from the coding sequence ATGGATCTGTCGTTCCTCGTCGTCGTGGTGATCATCACCGCGTTGGTGTTCGACTTCACCAACGGGTTCCACGACACCGCCAATGCGATGGCGACGTCGATCGCCACCGGCGCACTGAAACCCAAGGTCGCGGTGGCCATCTCGGCCGTGCTGAACCTGGTCGGTGCGTTCATCTCCACCGAGGTCGCGAAGACGATCTCGAGCGGGATCGTCGACGACGCCAAGGTGACCGTGCCGGTGATCTTCGGCGGCCTGGTCGGCGCGGTCCTGTGGAACCTGCTGACCTGGTACGTCGGCCTGCCGAGCTCGTCGTCGCACGCACTGTTCGGCGGTCTGATCGGCGCGACCTGGATCGCGTCCGGGAGCAGCGCCGTACATTTCGGCACCGTCGTGCAGAAGATCATCATCCCGGCCGTCGCGGCGCCGATCGTGGCTGGTGTGGTCGCGTTGCTCGGCACGTTCCTGGCCTACAAGCTCACCCAGCGGTCCCGGCAGAAGACGGTCACCGAGGGGTTCCGGGTCGGTCAGATCGCGTCGGCGTCGCTGGTCTCGCTCGCCCACGGCACCGGTGACGCACAGAAGACGATGGGTGTGATCACGCTGGTGCTGATCACCTCCGGCAGCCTCGCCTCGGGGTCGAAGCCGCCCGTCTGGGTGATCCTGGCGGCCGGTCTGGCGATCGCGGCCGGCACCTACCTGGGCGGCTGGCGGATCATCCGGACGATGGGCAAGGGCCTGACCGAGATCGAGTCGCCGCAGGGCTTCTCCGCCGAGACCAGCTCGACCGCGGTGCTGCTGGCCTCGTCCCACCTGGGCTTCCCGCTGTCCACCACCCAGGTCTGCTCCGGCAGCATCCTCGGCGCCGGCCTCGGCAAGCGGCTGGCCGAGGTTCGCTGGACGGTCGCCGGCCGGATGGCCGTCGCCTGGCTGCTCACCCTGCCGGCCGCGGCGCTCGTCGGTGCTCTATCCGGGCGGGTGGCAGACTCCGGCAACTTCGGAGTGGTCATCATCGCGATCCTTGCGGTGGCGATCGGTGGCGGCATCTACGTCGCGTCCCGGCGCAAGCCGGTGACGTCCGAGAACGTGAACGAGTACCCGAGCTCGACCCCGGCCGCCGCCCCGGCCGCGGCGGCCTGA
- a CDS encoding RDD family protein — protein sequence MSTPTPPPGYGPQDPQQPGQYGLPGQYGQPGQYGQQPGYGGQQQPGYGQQPGQYGQQPGYPQQPGQYGQQQPGQYGQPGQPYGQPGYGQYGQPGFGGGIPGNLAAWPNRVGAWFVDSLIVGVPCGIGSAIAGNTNSTVLAIIGLIFYLAGVGLAIWNILIRQGSSGQTLGKQALGLKLVGADTGQPIGAGKTFLRQLTHILDGLACYIGYLWPLWDEKRQTFADKINNTYVIKL from the coding sequence GTGAGCACTCCGACGCCACCGCCGGGTTACGGCCCGCAAGACCCACAGCAGCCGGGTCAGTACGGCCTGCCAGGCCAGTACGGTCAGCCGGGTCAGTACGGGCAGCAGCCTGGCTACGGCGGCCAGCAGCAGCCCGGGTACGGCCAGCAGCCTGGTCAGTACGGGCAGCAGCCGGGTTATCCCCAGCAGCCAGGCCAGTACGGGCAGCAGCAGCCGGGTCAGTACGGCCAGCCGGGTCAGCCTTATGGCCAGCCGGGCTACGGGCAGTACGGCCAGCCGGGCTTCGGCGGTGGGATCCCGGGCAACCTGGCAGCCTGGCCGAACCGGGTCGGCGCCTGGTTCGTCGACTCGCTCATCGTCGGTGTGCCGTGCGGTATCGGCTCCGCGATCGCGGGCAACACCAACAGCACGGTGCTCGCGATCATCGGCCTGATCTTCTACCTGGCCGGCGTCGGTCTGGCGATCTGGAACATCCTGATCCGCCAGGGCAGCAGCGGTCAGACCCTGGGCAAGCAGGCGCTCGGCCTGAAGCTCGTCGGCGCCGACACCGGCCAGCCGATCGGCGCGGGCAAGACGTTCCTCCGCCAGCTGACGCACATCCTCGACGGCCTGGCCTGCTACATCGGCTACCTGTGGCCGCTGTGGGACGAGAAGCGGCAGACGTTCGCCGACAAGATCAACAACACCTACGTCATCAAGCTCTGA
- a CDS encoding RDD family protein: MSTPPPSGPYDGRYPPGQFPPQGYNPYGQGFPGGGYGYGYAPPGRLADWPIRVGASLLDSLIMAIPAIAGVLAALIIDGDQEELGVGGGIAMIGGFVVAFGVWVWNRIIQQGRTGQSFGKKVTSLRVVDAYTGQLIGMGKNLGREVCAQIFNQLCVLNVLWPLWDDKQQTWHDKVVNDIVVRT, encoded by the coding sequence GTGAGCACTCCTCCTCCCTCCGGGCCGTACGACGGTCGATATCCCCCGGGCCAGTTCCCGCCGCAGGGCTACAACCCTTACGGGCAAGGCTTTCCGGGCGGCGGGTACGGGTATGGGTACGCGCCGCCCGGTCGCCTGGCCGACTGGCCGATCCGGGTCGGCGCGTCGTTGCTCGACTCGTTGATCATGGCCATCCCGGCGATCGCCGGGGTGCTGGCCGCGCTGATCATCGACGGCGACCAGGAGGAACTGGGCGTCGGCGGCGGGATCGCGATGATCGGCGGGTTCGTGGTGGCCTTCGGGGTCTGGGTGTGGAATCGCATCATCCAGCAGGGCCGCACGGGCCAGTCGTTCGGCAAGAAGGTGACCAGCCTGCGGGTCGTGGACGCGTACACCGGTCAGCTGATCGGCATGGGCAAGAACCTCGGACGCGAGGTCTGCGCCCAGATCTTCAACCAGCTCTGCGTCCTCAACGTGCTCTGGCCGCTCTGGGACGACAAGCAACAGACCTGGCACGACAAGGTCGTCAACGACATCGTCGTACGCACCTGA
- the pstA gene encoding phosphate ABC transporter permease PstA, with translation MTAIAENKPAYDGQALDLTGKSGARAFKNTLATVLIVLAFLVAMIPLVWILGTVVSKGYHLLLNADWWSQSQRGITVRREGGGAYHAIMGTLIMALITAVIAVPIAVLGAVYLVEYGKGTRAAKVVSFMIDILTGVPSIVAALFVYAVWITIFGFNRVGFAVSLSLVLLMLPVVLRSTEEMLKLVPDELREASYALGVPKWKTIMKVVVPTAFGGIVTGVMLGLARVMGETAPLLILVGYSKNINLNPFNGFMGALPTMINQDRTELALQPAADRVWAAALTLILLVLVLNVLARLVARFSAIKSK, from the coding sequence ATGACGGCCATCGCAGAGAACAAGCCGGCCTACGACGGGCAGGCGCTGGATCTGACCGGGAAGTCCGGCGCCCGGGCGTTCAAGAACACGCTGGCGACCGTGCTGATCGTGCTGGCCTTCCTGGTCGCGATGATCCCGCTGGTGTGGATCCTCGGCACCGTGGTCAGCAAGGGCTACCACCTGCTGCTGAACGCGGACTGGTGGAGCCAGTCACAGCGCGGCATCACCGTTCGGCGCGAAGGCGGCGGCGCGTACCACGCCATCATGGGCACGCTGATCATGGCGCTGATCACGGCCGTGATCGCGGTGCCGATCGCCGTCCTCGGCGCGGTCTATCTGGTCGAGTACGGCAAGGGCACCCGAGCGGCCAAGGTCGTCAGCTTCATGATCGACATCCTCACCGGTGTCCCGTCGATCGTCGCCGCGCTGTTCGTCTACGCGGTCTGGATCACGATCTTCGGCTTCAACCGGGTCGGGTTCGCGGTGTCGCTGTCCCTGGTGCTGCTGATGCTCCCGGTCGTCCTGCGGTCCACCGAGGAGATGCTCAAGCTCGTCCCGGACGAGTTGCGGGAGGCGTCGTACGCGCTCGGGGTGCCGAAGTGGAAGACGATCATGAAGGTGGTCGTCCCGACCGCGTTCGGCGGCATCGTCACCGGCGTGATGCTGGGTCTGGCCCGGGTGATGGGCGAGACCGCGCCGCTGCTGATCCTGGTCGGCTACTCGAAGAACATCAACCTGAATCCGTTCAACGGGTTCATGGGCGCGCTGCCGACGATGATCAACCAGGACCGGACCGAGCTGGCGCTGCAGCCGGCCGCGGACCGGGTCTGGGCGGCCGCGCTGACGCTGATCCTGCTGGTCCTTGTCCTCAACGTGCTGGCCCGGCTCGTCGCCCGGTTCAGCGCCATCAAGTCGAAATAG
- the pstB gene encoding phosphate ABC transporter ATP-binding protein PstB, translating to MAKRIEVSGLNVYYGDFKAVEDVSMTVEPRSVTAFIGPSGCGKSTFLRTLNRMHEVIPGARVEGKVMLDQQDLYASGVDPVAVRRVVGMVFQRPNPFPTMSIFDNVASGLKLNGVKDRKKLTEVVERSLHGANLWNEVKDRLDKPGAGLSGGQQQRLCIARAIAVEPEVILMDEPCSALDPISTLAIEDLIEKLKDQFTVVIVTHNMQQAARVSDQTAFFNLAATGKPGRLIEMAPTKQIFSNPTEKATEDYITGRFG from the coding sequence ATGGCTAAGCGCATCGAGGTCAGCGGCCTCAACGTCTACTACGGCGACTTCAAGGCCGTCGAGGACGTGTCGATGACGGTCGAGCCCCGCTCGGTCACCGCGTTCATCGGCCCGTCGGGCTGCGGCAAGTCCACCTTCCTGCGGACCCTGAACCGGATGCACGAGGTGATCCCCGGCGCCCGGGTCGAGGGCAAGGTGATGCTGGACCAGCAGGACCTGTACGCCTCCGGCGTCGACCCGGTCGCGGTCCGCCGCGTGGTGGGCATGGTGTTCCAGCGGCCGAACCCGTTCCCGACGATGTCGATCTTCGACAACGTCGCGTCCGGCCTGAAGCTGAACGGCGTCAAGGACCGCAAGAAGCTGACCGAGGTGGTCGAGCGGTCCCTGCACGGCGCGAACCTGTGGAACGAGGTCAAGGACCGCCTCGACAAGCCCGGTGCGGGCCTGTCCGGCGGTCAGCAGCAGCGGCTCTGCATCGCCCGGGCGATCGCGGTCGAGCCCGAGGTGATCCTGATGGACGAGCCCTGCTCGGCCCTGGACCCGATCTCGACGCTGGCGATCGAGGACCTGATCGAGAAGCTGAAGGACCAGTTCACGGTCGTCATCGTGACGCACAACATGCAGCAGGCGGCACGCGTCTCGGACCAGACCGCGTTCTTCAACCTGGCCGCGACCGGCAAGCCCGGCCGGCTGATCGAGATGGCCCCGACCAAGCAGATCTTCTCCAACCCGACGGAGAAGGCCACCGAGGACTACATCACGGGTCGCTTCGGCTGA
- the thiC gene encoding phosphomethylpyrimidine synthase ThiC, giving the protein MVNVSTIRPAVTTGPISGSEKIYRGELGVPARRVHLTNGEHFDLYDTSGPYTDASARIDVQAGLPAVRRDWIAGREPRTQLGYARAGVITDEMRYVAVREGLDPEFVRAEVARGRAVIPANRRHPESEPMIIGKKFLVKVNANIGNSAVSSSVEEEVEKLVWATRWGADTVMDLSTGKNIHETREWILRNSPVPIGTVPLYQALEKVKGDPAELSWEVYRETVIEQCEQGVDYLTVHAGVLLRYVPLTAARITGIVSRGGSIMAAWCLAHHQESFLYTHFAELCEILRAYDVTFSLGDGLRPGCIADANDAAQFAELRTLGELTRIAWDHDVQVMIEGPGHVPMDKIAENVRLEEELCGEAPFYTLGPLATDVAPAYDHITSAIGAAQIGWLGTAMLCYVTPKEHLGLPDRDDVKTGVITYKIAAHAADLAKGHPGAQAWDDTLSKARFEFRWEDQFNLSLDPDTARSFHDETLPAEPAKTAHFCSMCGPKFCSMRITADIRAYAEEHGLTSTEAIEAGFAEMSETFKAADQKLYLPLAD; this is encoded by the coding sequence ATGGTGAATGTCAGCACGATCCGTCCGGCCGTCACGACGGGTCCGATCTCCGGCTCGGAGAAGATCTACCGCGGGGAGCTCGGCGTACCGGCTCGTCGCGTCCACCTCACCAACGGCGAGCACTTCGACCTGTACGACACCTCCGGTCCGTACACGGACGCGTCGGCGCGGATCGACGTACAGGCCGGTCTGCCCGCGGTGCGGCGGGACTGGATCGCCGGGCGCGAACCGCGGACCCAGCTCGGGTACGCGCGGGCGGGAGTGATCACCGACGAGATGAGGTACGTCGCCGTCCGCGAGGGTCTCGATCCGGAATTCGTCCGGGCGGAGGTCGCGCGCGGGCGCGCGGTGATCCCGGCGAACCGGCGGCATCCGGAGAGCGAGCCGATGATCATCGGGAAGAAGTTCCTGGTGAAGGTGAACGCGAACATCGGCAACTCCGCCGTCAGCAGCTCGGTCGAGGAAGAGGTCGAGAAGCTGGTCTGGGCGACCCGGTGGGGCGCGGACACGGTGATGGACCTGTCCACCGGGAAGAACATCCACGAGACGCGGGAGTGGATCCTGCGGAACTCGCCGGTCCCGATCGGAACGGTGCCGCTGTACCAGGCGCTGGAGAAGGTGAAGGGCGATCCGGCCGAGCTGTCCTGGGAGGTGTACCGCGAGACCGTGATCGAGCAGTGCGAGCAGGGCGTGGACTACCTGACCGTGCACGCCGGCGTACTGCTGCGGTACGTGCCGCTGACCGCCGCACGGATCACGGGCATCGTGTCGCGGGGTGGCTCGATCATGGCTGCGTGGTGCCTGGCGCATCACCAGGAGTCCTTCCTGTACACGCATTTCGCGGAGCTCTGCGAGATCCTGCGGGCCTACGACGTAACGTTCTCGCTGGGCGACGGGCTTCGGCCGGGGTGCATCGCGGATGCCAACGACGCCGCGCAGTTCGCCGAGCTGCGGACGCTGGGGGAGTTGACCCGGATCGCCTGGGATCACGACGTACAGGTGATGATCGAAGGGCCGGGGCACGTCCCGATGGACAAGATCGCGGAGAACGTCCGGCTCGAGGAGGAGCTGTGCGGCGAGGCGCCGTTCTACACATTGGGGCCGTTGGCAACTGATGTGGCGCCGGCGTACGACCACATCACGTCGGCGATCGGCGCGGCGCAGATCGGCTGGCTGGGTACGGCGATGCTCTGCTACGTCACGCCCAAGGAACACCTCGGGCTGCCGGATCGGGACGACGTGAAGACCGGCGTGATCACGTACAAGATCGCTGCCCACGCGGCGGATCTGGCCAAGGGGCATCCGGGCGCGCAGGCCTGGGACGACACGTTGTCCAAGGCAAGGTTCGAGTTCCGCTGGGAGGACCAGTTCAACCTGTCGCTGGATCCGGACACGGCCCGGTCCTTCCACGACGAGACGCTGCCGGCCGAGCCCGCGAAGACCGCGCACTTCTGCTCGATGTGTGGGCCGAAGTTCTGCTCGATGCGGATCACCGCCGACATCCGCGCGTACGCCGAGGAACACGGCCTCACCTCCACCGAGGCCATCGAAGCCGGCTTCGCGGAGATGTCGGAGACCTTCAAGGCGGCCGACCAGAAGTTGTACCTGCCGCTCGCCGACTGA
- a CDS encoding bifunctional nuclease family protein: MTMMRELTLIGIRMESPNRAPVMMLRETEGYRYLPISIGSVEATAIAYEEQGLRPSRPLTHDLMRDLIEAFGVHIEAVEIVELRDAVFYAELVLANGARVSARPSDSVALAVRLGTPIRCTEQVLREAGIATPEEEQAELERFRQFLDSVAPEDFSS; encoded by the coding sequence ATGACGATGATGCGAGAACTGACACTGATCGGGATCCGGATGGAATCGCCCAACCGGGCCCCGGTGATGATGCTGCGCGAGACCGAGGGCTACCGCTACCTGCCGATCTCGATCGGCTCGGTCGAGGCGACTGCGATCGCGTACGAGGAGCAGGGCCTGCGTCCGTCGCGGCCGCTCACCCATGACCTGATGCGCGACCTGATCGAGGCGTTCGGCGTCCACATCGAGGCTGTCGAGATCGTCGAACTCCGCGACGCCGTCTTCTACGCCGAACTCGTCCTGGCCAACGGCGCCCGGGTGTCCGCGAGACCGAGCGACTCGGTCGCGCTCGCCGTCCGTCTCGGTACGCCGATCCGCTGCACCGAACAGGTGCTCCGCGAGGCCGGAATCGCCACCCCCGAGGAAGAACAGGCCGAACTGGAACGCTTCCGCCAGTTCCTCGACAGTGTCGCCCCGGAGGACTTCTCCAGCTGA
- a CDS encoding DUF2752 domain-containing protein, whose translation MSASQSVVLRPAGPVQPLDRRVWGLSAVGVGGFALAGLYQLSGDRIGVPCILHATTGLNCPLCGSTRMAAALLRGDLDAAWHFNPVILVLGPLVGVAVGYQVLAWSLESLRLVRLPRLSMSPRVADWLIKGVIALLVVYGVARNLN comes from the coding sequence GTGAGCGCCTCGCAGAGTGTCGTCCTCCGGCCCGCCGGTCCGGTCCAGCCGCTGGACCGGCGGGTGTGGGGTCTGTCCGCGGTCGGTGTCGGCGGATTCGCGCTGGCCGGGCTGTACCAGCTGTCCGGCGACCGGATCGGCGTTCCGTGCATCCTGCACGCCACCACCGGCCTGAACTGCCCGCTCTGCGGGTCGACCCGGATGGCGGCCGCCTTGCTCCGCGGCGACCTGGACGCCGCCTGGCACTTCAACCCCGTGATCCTGGTGCTCGGCCCACTCGTCGGTGTTGCCGTCGGCTACCAAGTGCTTGCCTGGTCGCTCGAATCCCTGCGGCTGGTGCGGCTGCCGAGGCTCTCGATGAGTCCGCGCGTCGCGGACTGGCTGATCAAGGGCGTGATCGCCCTGCTGGTGGTGTACGGCGTCGCCCGCAACCTGAACTGA
- a CDS encoding transposase, producing MVFVLTVDQRGSRSTGDLVPELLNSLNRRPRRTGLLRRFERTAGDEVQGVLSEARPTVDLIVELLRADSWYVGLGVGEADQPLPRSTRAGSGEAFVFAREAVTRAKSSPHHVNVVGADSRIAEQVETVLWLMASVLRRRSERGWAVADLLAEGLTRREIGVKLGISQSAVTQRAQAAGFAEEQRGRVLAADLLGAEVAA from the coding sequence ATGGTCTTCGTTCTCACGGTAGATCAGCGTGGCAGCCGAAGCACGGGCGATCTCGTACCCGAGCTGCTGAACTCCCTGAACCGGCGCCCACGGCGGACCGGCCTGCTGCGGAGGTTCGAGCGGACCGCCGGCGACGAGGTGCAGGGCGTGCTCTCCGAGGCCCGGCCGACCGTCGACCTGATCGTCGAGCTGCTCCGTGCGGACTCCTGGTACGTCGGTCTCGGCGTCGGCGAGGCCGACCAGCCGCTGCCCCGCAGCACCAGGGCCGGCAGCGGCGAGGCGTTCGTGTTTGCCCGCGAGGCAGTGACGCGGGCCAAGTCGAGCCCGCACCATGTGAACGTGGTCGGCGCGGACTCGCGGATCGCGGAGCAGGTGGAAACAGTGCTCTGGCTGATGGCGTCCGTACTGCGGCGCCGCAGCGAGCGTGGCTGGGCAGTGGCGGACCTGTTGGCCGAAGGACTCACCAGGCGGGAGATCGGCGTGAAACTCGGCATCAGCCAGTCGGCGGTGACGCAACGGGCGCAGGCCGCGGGATTCGCCGAGGAGCAGCGCGGACGGGTGCTGGCCGCGGATCTCCTCGGTGCTGAGGTTGCTGCGTGA